A genomic segment from Triticum dicoccoides isolate Atlit2015 ecotype Zavitan chromosome 1A, WEW_v2.0, whole genome shotgun sequence encodes:
- the LOC119289876 gene encoding F-box protein At5g07610-like: MRTVASLTDDLLVEILSRLPVKSLRRCMCVSRTWRGIISHPHNRRQLPQTLEGFFYVPESKPAPAPSFTNVTGTGRPLVSPLFGFLPQHQSIFLLSCCNGLLLCRCWEGQDDFHYVVCNPATEEWVRLPDSVNAGTECMARLGFDPAVSDHFHVFEFSEDHDISQPGMEVYSSKTGGWVHKENGWIDAEDDEAFVSLVGHHSGDVFLNGCLHFLTMDDDIAVVDTEGKTWRKIPVPELGTVGLIQKSQGYLHFVNFLETDDGMVQLVVYVLENYRSQEWILKRSTDASYIFGERDIDLIQGFQWVAMHPHCNMIFLTVGWDNTLVSYDMDHHQVQEICDLGGDNDPRYLPYVPLYSELQTLHMRHKN, encoded by the coding sequence ATGCGGACGGTGGCTAGCCTGACCGACGACCTCCTCGTGGAGATCCTCTCCCGTCTCCCCGTAAAGTCGCTCCGCCGCTGCATGTGCGTGTCCAGGACCTGGCGGGGCATCATCTCGCACCCGCACAACCGCAGGCAGCTGCCGCAGACCCTAGAGGGCTTCTTCTACGTGCCCGAGAGCAAGCCGGCGCCAGCTCCCAGTTTCACCAACGTCACCGGGACAGGCCGCCCTCTGGTCTCTCCTCTCTTCGGTTTCCTGccccagcaccagagcatcttcctGCTGTCCTGCTGCAACGGCCTCCTCCTCTGCCGCTGCTGGGAAGGCCAGGACGACTTCCATTACGTTGTGTGCAATCCGGCGACGGAGGAGTGGGTCCGGTTGCCCGACTCCGTCAATGCCGGCACCGAGTGCATGGCACGTCTGGGTTTCGACCCTGCCGTGTCGGATCACTTCCATGTGTTTGAGTTCTCCGAGGATCACGACATCAGCCAGCCTGGAATGGAGGTGTATTCCTCTAAAACAGGGGGATGGGTTCACAAGGAGAACGGATGGATTGATGCGGAAGATGATGAAGCATTTGTTTCCCTTGTTGGTCATCACTCGGGAGATGTGTTTCTTAACGGCTGTCTGCATTTTCTCACCATGGATGATGATATAGCCGTGGTGGACACCGAGGGGAAAACATGGAGGAAGATACCTGTCCCTGAACTTGGCACTGTTGGTCTCATTCAGAAGTCTCAGGGTTATTTGCATTTTGTCAATTTTCTGGAAACTGATGATGGTATGGTTCAACTGGTGGTTTATGTTCTTGAGAACTACCGCAGTCAAGAATGGATATTGAAGCGTAGCACTGACGCTTCATATATATTTGGAGAGAGAGATATTGATCTTATACAAGGCTTTCAGTGGGTTGCAATGCATCCACACTGTAACATGATCTTCTTAACTGTGGGGTGGGATAATACTTTGGTATCTTATGATATGGATCATCACCAAGTTCAAGAGATCTGCGATCTTGGAGGAGACAACGACCCGCGATATCTCCCATATGTGCCATTGTACTCAGAGTTACAAACTCTACACATGCGACATAAAAATTGA